In Candidatus Sedimenticola sp. (ex Thyasira tokunagai), the following proteins share a genomic window:
- a CDS encoding pilus assembly protein PilP — protein sequence MSGQMPVRRVLWPILISTLLLGGCAEKNMGDLKQFVAEVKSRKAGHIEPLPEIKQIETFTYVSEGRRDPFASAVEERDAASVNVANGLTPDFNRRKEELESYALDSLRMVGLLEQEGTSWALVRNQERTIFRVKNGNYMGMNHGQITRITENQVELTEIVADPQGGYRERQASLALAE from the coding sequence ATGAGTGGGCAAATGCCTGTTCGGCGGGTTCTTTGGCCGATTCTAATCTCTACCCTGTTACTCGGCGGTTGCGCTGAGAAGAACATGGGTGATCTGAAGCAGTTTGTTGCCGAGGTGAAGTCCCGTAAAGCGGGACATATCGAGCCGTTGCCGGAGATTAAACAGATTGAGACTTTCACCTACGTAAGCGAGGGGCGGCGGGATCCCTTCGCTTCCGCCGTCGAGGAGAGAGATGCTGCGTCGGTGAATGTGGCCAATGGGCTGACGCCTGACTTCAATCGTCGCAAAGAGGAGCTTGAGAGCTATGCTTTGGACTCCTTGCGGATGGTGGGATTACTGGAGCAGGAGGGTACCTCCTGGGCCTTGGTGCGAAACCAGGAGCGGACGATCTTCAGAGTGAAAAATGGTAACTACATGGGAATGAACCATGGCCAGATTACCCGCATAACCGAGAACCAGGTCGAACTTACAGAGATCGTGGCGGATCCACAAGGAGGCTATCGTGAACGGCAGGCCTCTTTGGCTTTGGCAGAATAA
- a CDS encoding type 4a pilus biogenesis protein PilO: MNLEELNDLDFSNIGVWPAPVKAIIVLLLCITVSVGWYYWDTEGQLAGLEKAEKDEVGLRNRFTAKQAKAVNLEKYKKQLEEMKQSFGTMLRQLPNKTEVADLLVDVSQTGLASGLEFELFDPQAEVQREFYAELPIKIKVHGGYHEFGEFISGIAALPRIVTVHNVVVSAPKSRAGKKGVDAQAEKVLVMTATAKTYRYLDEEAGK, translated from the coding sequence GTGAATCTTGAGGAACTGAATGATCTTGACTTCAGCAATATTGGTGTCTGGCCTGCACCTGTAAAGGCGATTATTGTTCTGCTGCTCTGCATAACCGTTAGCGTTGGCTGGTACTACTGGGATACGGAGGGGCAGCTGGCCGGGCTGGAGAAGGCGGAAAAAGATGAGGTGGGACTGCGCAACCGGTTCACTGCTAAGCAGGCGAAGGCGGTCAATCTTGAAAAGTACAAAAAGCAGCTTGAGGAGATGAAGCAGTCATTCGGAACCATGTTGCGGCAGCTGCCGAACAAAACCGAAGTGGCCGACCTGCTGGTCGATGTCTCACAGACCGGTCTGGCGTCGGGTCTTGAGTTTGAGCTCTTTGACCCTCAGGCGGAGGTACAGCGCGAGTTCTACGCTGAATTGCCAATCAAGATCAAGGTCCACGGCGGCTATCATGAGTTTGGTGAATTTATCAGCGGTATCGCGGCGTTGCCACGGATTGTTACCGTTCATAATGTGGTTGTCAGCGCCCCCAAGAGTAGGGCAGGAAAAAAAGGGGTGGATGCCCAAGCCGAAAAAGTGCTGGTGATGACGGCAACGGCGAAAACCTACAGATATCTTGATGAGGAGGCGGGGAAATGA
- a CDS encoding PilN domain-containing protein: MARINLLPWRETLRRKRQRDFGSATLLAVIITGALCGGVHLYIEDMISHQQARNDYLKHEIALVDKRIKEIKQLEKIKAKLIARMNVIQALQGSRPQIVHLFDELVSTMPEGAHLSTLKQQGGNITLDGRAQSNARVSAYMRNIEASQWLKAPSLQVVQSKDQTGMTWNQFTLTAQQATAKGVAK, encoded by the coding sequence ATGGCTCGGATTAACCTTCTACCCTGGCGCGAAACTCTTCGCAGGAAACGGCAGAGAGATTTTGGTTCGGCAACGCTGCTTGCCGTGATCATTACAGGGGCGCTCTGTGGCGGTGTGCACCTATATATTGAAGATATGATTTCCCATCAGCAGGCACGAAATGACTACCTTAAGCATGAGATTGCCCTGGTTGACAAGAGAATCAAGGAGATCAAGCAGCTGGAGAAGATCAAGGCAAAGCTGATTGCGCGAATGAACGTTATTCAGGCGTTGCAGGGTAGCCGTCCACAGATTGTTCACCTATTTGACGAGTTGGTCTCCACCATGCCTGAGGGAGCTCATCTCAGTACTCTCAAGCAGCAGGGAGGCAATATTACACTGGATGGTCGGGCGCAATCGAATGCGCGGGTCTCCGCTTATATGCGAAATATCGAGGCCTCTCAGTGGCTGAAAGCTCCCTCCCTGCAGGTTGTTCAGAGTAAGGATCAGACGGGTATGACCTGGAACCAGTTTACCCTCACGGCTCAGCAGGCGACGGCCAAGGGGGTGGCCAAGTGA
- a CDS encoding pilus assembly protein PilM yields the protein MFSLFGSKKSALLGLDISSTAVKLLELSKSSGRSGAQYRVESYAVEPLPANAVVEKNIADVDAVGQAVHNVVRRSGSKLKHASVAVSGSAVITKIITMPASLSDSEMETQIQLEADQYIPYPLEEVNIDFEILGVSEKNPEMMDVLLAASRSENVDDRVAALEIAGLTAEVVDVEAYAMENAFTQVADQFSSGGEDQTIAVADIGATTTTLNVLHNGKIIYTREQNFGGRQLTEEIQRRYGLSVEEAGMAKRQGGLPDNYVPEVLEPFKEAMAQQVSRSLQFFFSSSSYSSVDHIVLAGGSSSIPGVDELIEEKLGIPTIVANPFASMSVSSNVKPQGLSNDAPSLMIACGLALRSFD from the coding sequence ATGTTCTCTCTTTTTGGATCCAAAAAGAGCGCTCTGCTCGGGCTTGATATCAGCTCGACTGCAGTTAAGCTGCTCGAGTTGAGCAAGTCATCCGGCCGCTCTGGAGCCCAGTATCGTGTGGAGTCTTATGCCGTGGAGCCTCTGCCGGCCAATGCTGTGGTGGAGAAAAACATTGCCGATGTGGATGCCGTAGGTCAGGCGGTGCATAACGTGGTGCGACGCTCCGGCAGCAAACTCAAGCACGCCTCCGTCGCTGTCTCCGGTTCGGCGGTGATCACCAAAATTATCACTATGCCGGCCTCTCTGTCAGATTCCGAGATGGAGACTCAGATCCAGCTCGAAGCAGATCAGTACATCCCCTATCCCCTGGAAGAGGTGAATATCGATTTCGAGATTCTCGGCGTATCAGAGAAAAATCCGGAGATGATGGATGTGCTCCTGGCGGCGTCCCGTAGCGAGAATGTCGATGATCGTGTGGCAGCGCTTGAGATCGCCGGTCTGACTGCCGAGGTGGTCGATGTCGAAGCCTACGCCATGGAGAATGCATTTACTCAGGTTGCCGATCAGTTCTCATCAGGTGGTGAGGATCAAACCATCGCTGTTGCCGATATCGGCGCTACCACCACTACACTGAATGTGCTGCACAACGGCAAGATTATCTACACTCGTGAGCAGAACTTCGGCGGGCGTCAGCTGACCGAGGAGATTCAGCGCCGGTACGGTCTCTCCGTCGAAGAGGCGGGGATGGCGAAACGGCAGGGGGGGCTCCCCGACAACTATGTTCCTGAAGTACTGGAGCCGTTCAAGGAGGCAATGGCCCAGCAGGTTAGTCGCTCCTTGCAGTTCTTTTTCTCCTCAAGCTCCTACAGCAGTGTCGACCATATCGTATTGGCCGGGGGCAGCTCCTCAATTCCCGGTGTGGATGAGTTGATTGAAGAGAAGCTGGGAATACCGACAATTGTGGCCAATCCGTTTGCCAGTATGTCGGTGTCATCCAATGTGAAACCGCAGGGGCTGAGCAATGATGCACCGTCATTGATGATCGCTTGTGGGCTGGCCTTGAGGAGCTTCGATTAA
- a CDS encoding penicillin-binding protein 1A, whose product MKWLIKFIKTGLWLGIVGGIAAVLAIGSLYLYLEPSLPSTDSLKNVRFQVPLHVYTRDAKLIAEFGEKRRIPLSYNQLPEQMIQAFLSAEDDRFFEHPGVDYQGLLRAAYQLLLTGKKRQGGSTITMQVARNFYLSREKTFLRKINEIFLSFQIEHDLSKEEILELYLNKIYMGNRAYGVGAAAQVYYNKKVDELTLAQIAMIAGLPKAPSKYNPLANPVRAVERRNYVLDRLAQLGYINESEKVSAIAEPVTADLYKTQNEVEAPYIAEMVRSEMVERFGAGAYTNGYTVHTTVDSRLQTAANSAVRMALQAYDKRHGYRGVSGRLDISGAESNEELNALLKDHRPVGDLLPGVVTATNEKSAQVYLESEGVVTLDWEALSWAKVYIDENRRDATPKTAGEILKPGDLIRVVAETRGGEPAWRLAQIPAVEGALVALDPDDGAIVSLVGGYDFYHSKFNRAIQAKRQPGSGFKAIIYSAALEAGYTAASLINDAPVVFDDPSLEGAWRPENYSGKFFGPTRLRYALTKSRNLVSIRLLRSIGVQKALQHAERFGFNPDDLPSNLSLALGSGAVAPIQMASAYAILANGGYRTEPYLITQIEDDQQQILFRANPLQVCEGCEPSTTETADASDTVPASDDTQTKEKPRIAERAISAQNHYLMNSMMRDVITRGTGRRARSLGRNDLAGKTGTTNDQRDAWFNGFNHSLVAIAWVGFDSSAPLGKGEVGGTAALPAWIAFMKEALKDVQEIPLKMPADMVTVRIDPETGKRAGVDQDNAIFEVFRNQNAPKESVTLEPPVTRTSDGTTDNNTPDEEDLF is encoded by the coding sequence ATGAAGTGGTTAATTAAATTTATTAAAACCGGCCTTTGGCTGGGAATTGTCGGGGGGATAGCCGCTGTTTTGGCCATCGGCTCGCTCTATCTGTACCTTGAACCCAGCCTTCCCTCAACCGATAGCTTGAAAAATGTACGTTTTCAGGTACCCCTTCACGTCTACACCCGAGATGCCAAGCTGATCGCAGAGTTTGGTGAAAAACGACGCATCCCTCTCAGCTACAACCAACTGCCTGAGCAAATGATCCAGGCATTCCTCTCAGCCGAGGATGACCGCTTCTTCGAACATCCGGGTGTAGACTATCAGGGATTGCTGCGTGCCGCCTATCAACTGCTGCTGACCGGTAAGAAACGTCAGGGTGGCAGTACCATCACCATGCAGGTGGCGCGTAACTTCTACCTCTCCCGGGAAAAAACCTTCCTGCGAAAGATTAATGAGATATTCCTCTCTTTCCAGATCGAGCACGACCTCTCCAAGGAGGAGATCCTGGAGCTCTATCTCAACAAAATATATATGGGCAACAGAGCCTATGGCGTTGGTGCGGCAGCCCAGGTCTACTACAACAAAAAGGTGGATGAGCTGACCCTGGCGCAGATAGCGATGATCGCAGGCCTTCCCAAGGCACCTTCAAAATACAACCCACTGGCAAATCCGGTACGCGCAGTTGAACGGCGGAATTATGTACTTGATCGTTTGGCCCAGCTCGGCTACATCAACGAAAGCGAGAAAGTGAGTGCCATTGCCGAACCGGTCACTGCCGACCTGTACAAAACCCAAAATGAAGTTGAAGCACCTTATATAGCCGAGATGGTACGTTCGGAGATGGTAGAGCGGTTTGGCGCAGGTGCCTATACCAACGGCTATACCGTCCACACCACCGTCGACAGTCGCCTTCAGACCGCTGCCAACAGTGCTGTACGCATGGCGCTGCAAGCCTACGATAAGCGGCACGGTTATCGTGGCGTCAGCGGACGCCTTGATATAAGCGGCGCGGAAAGCAATGAAGAGTTGAACGCCCTACTCAAGGATCACCGTCCCGTCGGCGATCTGCTACCGGGCGTCGTTACAGCCACAAACGAGAAGAGCGCCCAGGTCTATCTCGAGAGTGAAGGAGTGGTGACTCTCGACTGGGAAGCTCTGAGCTGGGCAAAAGTCTATATCGATGAAAACCGGCGAGATGCCACCCCTAAAACAGCTGGAGAAATTCTCAAACCCGGGGACCTGATCCGCGTGGTCGCAGAGACCAGAGGTGGTGAGCCCGCCTGGCGTCTGGCACAGATACCCGCAGTCGAAGGTGCCTTGGTTGCCCTTGATCCGGATGATGGCGCTATTGTCTCACTGGTTGGCGGTTATGACTTCTACCACAGCAAATTCAACCGCGCCATCCAGGCAAAACGCCAACCCGGCTCCGGTTTCAAGGCGATCATCTACTCAGCTGCGCTGGAGGCCGGCTATACCGCCGCCAGCTTAATCAACGACGCCCCCGTGGTATTTGATGATCCCAGCTTGGAAGGGGCATGGCGCCCGGAAAATTACAGTGGCAAATTCTTCGGGCCGACACGCCTACGCTACGCATTGACCAAATCACGTAATCTCGTCTCCATTCGTCTGCTGCGGTCGATCGGCGTACAAAAAGCACTGCAACACGCCGAGCGTTTCGGTTTCAATCCTGATGATCTGCCCAGCAATCTCTCGCTGGCCCTTGGCAGCGGTGCAGTAGCTCCCATTCAGATGGCCTCCGCCTACGCCATCCTGGCGAACGGCGGCTACCGCACGGAGCCCTACCTGATTACGCAGATAGAGGATGACCAGCAGCAGATTCTGTTTCGGGCCAATCCCCTGCAGGTATGTGAGGGTTGTGAGCCGTCGACTACCGAAACTGCTGACGCCTCCGATACCGTACCGGCCTCAGACGACACTCAAACCAAAGAGAAACCGCGTATCGCCGAGCGCGCTATCAGTGCTCAAAACCACTACTTGATGAACTCGATGATGCGCGATGTCATCACCCGCGGTACCGGTCGCCGGGCTCGCTCGCTGGGACGTAACGATCTGGCAGGAAAAACCGGCACCACAAATGACCAGCGTGATGCCTGGTTCAACGGCTTCAACCACTCCTTGGTAGCCATTGCCTGGGTTGGTTTTGACTCCTCAGCCCCCTTGGGTAAGGGCGAGGTGGGAGGAACTGCAGCGCTCCCAGCCTGGATTGCCTTCATGAAAGAGGCGCTAAAGGACGTGCAAGAGATACCGTTAAAGATGCCCGCCGACATGGTTACCGTGCGCATCGACCCTGAAACCGGCAAACGAGCCGGTGTTGATCAGGATAACGCTATCTTCGAGGTGTTCCGTAATCAAAACGCCCCCAAAGAGAGCGTCACGCTAGAACCACCGGTCACCCGCACCAGTGATGGGACAACCGACAACAACACTCCCGACGAAGAGGATCTGTTCTGA
- the rpmE gene encoding 50S ribosomal protein L31 gives MKADIHPNYGEINVACSCGNEFRTSSTLGEDLHVEVCSACHPFFTGKQKIMDTAGRVDKFRKRYSRNG, from the coding sequence ATGAAAGCGGACATTCACCCGAATTACGGCGAAATTAATGTGGCTTGCAGCTGCGGCAACGAGTTCAGAACCAGCTCTACGCTGGGTGAGGACTTGCACGTGGAGGTTTGCTCCGCTTGCCATCCTTTCTTCACTGGTAAGCAGAAGATTATGGATACCGCCGGGCGTGTGGACAAGTTCCGCAAGCGTTACAGCCGCAACGGTTAA
- the hemW gene encoding radical SAM family heme chaperone HemW gives MMSNIPLALYFHIPWCIQKCPYCDFNSHAVKGKLDEVGYVSALLADLDYELTQLPKREVESIFIGGGTPSLFSANGIKRLLDGVQNRLSLVADAEITLEANPGTLETGRYVGYREAGVNRLSLGVQSFDAEALLRLGRIHGPEEAVAAVKSARSAGFDNFNIDLMFGLPEQTVEQAQIDLERVIGLAPTHISYYQLTLEPNTLFYREPPILPEDELLWNIQVAGQALLQNAGYHQYEVSAYAHTNRRCRHNLNYWRFGDYLGIGAGAHGKVTYPGSGRVERRWRLRSPAGFIAHAGGAAAIAGSRELTRSDLILEFLMNALRLTEGFDSELFSERTGLCSELLIPQMEGPAQQGLVVVEGGRITPTALGAQFLDDLLSQFCDDDG, from the coding sequence ATGATGAGCAATATCCCACTGGCACTCTATTTCCATATTCCTTGGTGTATTCAAAAGTGCCCCTATTGTGACTTCAACTCCCACGCCGTAAAGGGTAAGTTGGATGAGGTAGGCTATGTCTCGGCCTTGTTGGCTGACCTTGATTATGAGCTGACCCAGCTGCCAAAGCGTGAGGTGGAGTCAATTTTCATCGGTGGCGGCACCCCCAGCCTCTTCTCTGCCAATGGGATAAAGCGACTGCTTGATGGCGTCCAAAATCGCCTCTCTTTGGTGGCAGATGCTGAGATAACGCTGGAGGCCAATCCAGGCACCCTGGAGACAGGTCGTTATGTCGGCTATCGTGAGGCCGGTGTCAATCGTCTCTCTCTCGGGGTGCAGAGCTTTGATGCTGAGGCGTTGCTTCGTCTTGGTCGGATACATGGACCTGAAGAGGCGGTAGCAGCGGTGAAATCGGCCCGATCAGCCGGCTTTGATAACTTCAATATCGATCTGATGTTTGGGTTGCCGGAGCAGACAGTCGAGCAGGCACAGATTGATCTTGAGAGGGTCATTGGGCTGGCGCCGACCCATATCTCTTACTATCAGCTCACACTGGAGCCGAATACCCTATTCTATAGAGAGCCCCCCATACTGCCGGAGGATGAGCTGCTGTGGAATATTCAGGTTGCCGGACAGGCGCTGCTGCAGAATGCAGGTTACCACCAGTACGAGGTATCGGCATACGCACATACCAATAGGCGTTGCCGGCACAATCTCAACTACTGGCGTTTTGGCGACTATCTTGGAATCGGCGCCGGTGCGCACGGCAAGGTTACCTACCCTGGGAGTGGTCGGGTGGAGCGGCGTTGGCGTTTGCGCAGTCCTGCCGGCTTTATCGCCCATGCGGGAGGAGCGGCAGCGATTGCCGGTAGCCGAGAGCTGACGAGAAGTGACTTGATTCTGGAATTCTTGATGAATGCTTTAAGGCTCACGGAGGGATTTGATTCTGAGCTGTTCAGCGAGAGAACCGGGTTGTGTTCTGAGCTTCTGATCCCCCAAATGGAGGGGCCTGCTCAACAGGGCTTGGTGGTTGTTGAGGGGGGAAGGATTACTCCAACTGCTCTAGGGGCGCAATTCCTTGACGATCTGCTATCGCAGTTTTGTGATGATGACGGTTGA
- a CDS encoding HAMP domain-containing sensor histidine kinase, producing the protein MGGGNDPTINEWKILNNFLAQLCASVTTGTGHARNTRELIEHRIQQVQSASDQLRNIRCLINDTLGQMEEGLVVTSAIGLVIMVNPRAAKFLAGDESGDLRGRPLLPLLSQLQIHSGDSWTKILRAVLVKGDSVQLEASCTTGMTLYIQLDPLVLHDQTGRGMIINFSDVTLLKRSERQRSQALGFLSHDLRSPITSLLALLDSGKGPMDRAGLMEIETYARKTLNLADDFLNLARAENADADNFSDIDLISVAHNAVDEIYSRARAKQITIQRKFEPEEAWLCADAGLLERAFINLLGNAVKFSPQETSVTFRIGRTQAGFQCEVLDQGPGISTEEYESIFTPYIQGNRTMAKKRAGTGLGLAQVKAVVEKHGGDIQVRNGPEGGAWFTLTLPLGGTDLNPASER; encoded by the coding sequence ATGGGGGGGGGGAATGACCCGACAATTAATGAGTGGAAAATCCTGAATAACTTCCTTGCCCAGCTCTGCGCCTCTGTCACTACAGGAACCGGCCATGCCCGTAACACCAGGGAGTTGATTGAGCACCGTATTCAACAGGTGCAGAGTGCCTCGGACCAACTGCGCAATATCCGCTGTCTGATCAATGACACACTGGGTCAAATGGAAGAGGGGCTGGTAGTTACCAGTGCGATTGGCCTGGTCATTATGGTCAACCCGCGAGCTGCTAAGTTCCTGGCTGGGGATGAGTCTGGTGATCTTCGCGGCAGGCCTCTGCTACCTCTGCTCAGTCAGCTGCAAATCCACTCGGGTGACAGCTGGACTAAGATCCTTAGGGCGGTTTTGGTTAAAGGTGACTCTGTGCAATTGGAGGCAAGCTGCACTACCGGTATGACCCTCTATATCCAGCTTGACCCCCTAGTGCTTCACGATCAGACAGGGCGTGGCATGATCATCAACTTCTCGGATGTAACCCTTTTGAAGCGTAGTGAGCGACAGCGCTCCCAGGCACTCGGCTTCCTCTCCCATGACTTGCGCTCACCTATCACTTCACTGCTTGCGCTGCTCGACTCCGGCAAGGGTCCGATGGATAGGGCGGGTCTGATGGAGATCGAGACTTATGCGCGTAAAACACTCAATCTGGCTGATGACTTTCTGAATTTGGCCCGGGCCGAAAATGCTGATGCCGATAATTTCAGTGACATCGATTTGATCAGTGTGGCCCACAATGCGGTCGATGAGATTTACAGTCGGGCGCGTGCAAAGCAGATCACTATTCAGCGTAAATTTGAACCGGAAGAGGCGTGGCTATGTGCCGATGCCGGCTTGCTGGAGAGGGCTTTTATCAACCTGCTGGGGAATGCCGTGAAATTCAGTCCCCAAGAGACCTCTGTCACCTTTCGTATTGGCCGAACCCAGGCTGGTTTTCAGTGTGAAGTTCTTGATCAGGGCCCAGGTATCTCCACCGAGGAGTATGAGAGCATTTTTACGCCCTATATCCAGGGTAACCGTACCATGGCAAAAAAGAGGGCGGGTACCGGTCTGGGGCTGGCCCAAGTGAAAGCGGTGGTGGAAAAACACGGAGGAGATATCCAGGTTCGGAACGGGCCTGAGGGGGGTGCCTGGTTTACACTGACACTCCCTTTGGGAGGCACCGACCTGAATCCGGCTTCTGAGAGATAG
- a CDS encoding CHASE2 domain-containing protein — MSKHSFLPPIDHLAIVAGTLLLTLFLVASDWLQRWDNLIYDAQLTLMSRPAAVDTVIVAIDDASLKVLGRWPWTRDIHGDLVEKLSKAGAEAIFLDILFSEETPGQPLQDQRLVEAVRESGRVFLPVVVEERGLGGQLVESLPFADLAAAARGLGHVHMELEADGIARGVYLKEGVGSPYWEQITISLLRWLEPAVVEKLPGQRNPNPSDLSPFHVVRDHYTLIPYSGPPGHVPRLSYAQVLQGQFREEDVRGRIVLVGATATGLGDLLPTPLSGRYRPMSGVEINAQLLDGLRRGLTITRLDRRWLMFGSALLVLIPFLLFPRLSPRAVLAAALGLLLGTLLLSALLLLQQLWFPPISALVGIMLSYPLWSWRRLENTMGYLNGELENLQAEPRLVEYFGQSPELGEGLEFLSQILPIDGWRIQESGGAIVSQQGAEPRLPDIPLSSRVWSDAGGSLWAQVTTNSNNLLLGLEWGGGMTRQLMSGKS; from the coding sequence ATGAGCAAGCACAGCTTTCTACCACCCATTGATCACCTCGCCATCGTTGCGGGTACTCTGCTCCTGACGCTTTTTCTGGTCGCCAGTGACTGGCTGCAGCGCTGGGATAATCTCATATATGACGCCCAGCTAACTCTTATGTCGAGACCGGCGGCGGTGGATACTGTTATCGTCGCTATTGATGATGCCAGTCTCAAGGTATTGGGCCGTTGGCCCTGGACACGGGATATTCACGGTGATCTGGTCGAAAAACTGAGCAAGGCGGGTGCCGAGGCTATTTTTCTCGATATTCTTTTTAGCGAAGAGACCCCCGGCCAACCTCTGCAGGACCAGAGATTGGTGGAGGCGGTCAGAGAGAGCGGGCGGGTGTTTTTGCCTGTAGTCGTCGAGGAGCGTGGCTTAGGCGGGCAGTTGGTGGAGTCTCTCCCCTTCGCTGATCTGGCTGCTGCAGCCCGTGGTTTAGGCCATGTCCATATGGAACTGGAGGCTGACGGTATTGCACGAGGGGTTTATCTGAAGGAGGGTGTCGGCTCGCCCTACTGGGAACAGATTACCATTAGCCTCCTGCGGTGGCTGGAACCGGCTGTTGTGGAAAAACTGCCGGGGCAACGCAATCCAAATCCTAGCGACTTGTCGCCTTTTCATGTGGTGAGAGATCACTACACTCTTATCCCCTACTCGGGGCCTCCGGGCCATGTGCCGAGGCTCTCCTATGCGCAAGTGCTTCAGGGGCAGTTCAGAGAAGAGGATGTTCGGGGGCGGATTGTCCTGGTGGGCGCCACAGCCACCGGGCTGGGTGATCTGTTACCCACTCCTCTATCGGGTCGCTACAGGCCTATGTCAGGGGTGGAGATCAATGCTCAACTGCTCGATGGTCTGCGACGTGGTCTCACTATCACCCGCCTGGACAGGCGCTGGCTGATGTTCGGTTCAGCTCTTCTGGTTCTGATTCCATTTCTTCTTTTCCCCCGTTTAAGCCCCCGTGCCGTACTGGCCGCTGCCCTTGGCCTGTTGTTGGGCACTCTGCTGCTTAGCGCTCTACTACTTTTGCAACAGCTCTGGTTTCCGCCGATTTCGGCACTTGTAGGAATCATGTTGAGCTATCCCCTGTGGAGCTGGCGGCGGTTGGAAAATACCATGGGCTATCTCAATGGAGAGCTGGAGAATTTACAGGCTGAACCTCGCTTGGTGGAGTATTTTGGTCAATCTCCCGAGTTGGGGGAGGGGCTGGAGTTTCTCAGCCAGATCTTGCCCATTGATGGTTGGCGTATCCAGGAATCGGGTGGCGCTATAGTTTCTCAACAAGGTGCTGAGCCACGGCTACCTGACATCCCGCTGTCATCGCGGGTATGGAGCGATGCGGGCGGCAGCCTCTGGGCTCAAGTTACAACCAACAGCAACAATCTCCTGCTGGGTTTGGAATGGGGGGGGGGAATGACCCGACAATTAATGAGTGGAAAATCCTGA
- a CDS encoding FecR domain-containing protein, which translates to MRLAIWFSGGLLFFLSLCATPVKAGDWIYTFRPGDNLWNFTRAYLKSPSLQEKLRKYNKIPVADYVPMGTELRIPVEWLRREPAPAEVLFIRGKSYVMHPSESVPASVAVGDFLKIGDILVTEEESSVTLRFADGSRLFVQAKSRITLDTLASYRGTGMADTRVRLQQGRVESRVIPFTGPGSRYEITTPAAVTAVRGTDFRLGSSGEPAVTRSSVVEGRTELSGSGAAEVLKAGFGTLAEVGKRPMPPRPLLPAPQLNSLAGRIMAMPYNLQWPILDGAKSYRIRVSPAEQSETVVLESAQQMPQLQLSKLPLGAYVLSVSGVDEVGLQGLPGKHDFTVAPPPSTPELGQWRSRGYLRSICWKGVADVNGYLFEVGTDGEFNHTLWYIKLPPEHNCVDFPPATPGRYFGRVKLLLEGVETSFSDPRELIMSPDNFPYPAGQ; encoded by the coding sequence TTGAGATTAGCCATCTGGTTCTCTGGTGGACTCCTCTTTTTTCTATCTCTATGTGCGACCCCGGTAAAGGCTGGAGATTGGATCTACACCTTTCGCCCAGGGGATAATCTATGGAATTTCACAAGAGCCTATCTCAAGAGCCCAAGCCTTCAAGAGAAGCTGCGCAAGTACAATAAAATCCCGGTCGCCGACTATGTGCCAATGGGTACAGAGCTGCGTATTCCCGTCGAGTGGCTGAGAAGGGAGCCGGCACCGGCAGAGGTGCTGTTTATTCGTGGAAAATCCTATGTGATGCACCCATCGGAATCAGTGCCTGCTTCTGTGGCAGTGGGTGACTTTCTCAAGATAGGGGATATCCTGGTTACGGAAGAGGAGAGCAGTGTCACCTTAAGATTCGCTGACGGTTCTCGTCTCTTTGTTCAGGCCAAGAGCCGGATCACCCTGGACACCCTTGCCTCATACCGGGGGACGGGCATGGCGGATACCCGTGTCCGCTTGCAGCAGGGACGGGTGGAGAGCCGGGTGATACCTTTCACGGGGCCGGGATCACGCTATGAGATCACTACTCCTGCGGCGGTTACCGCTGTGCGCGGTACCGACTTTCGTCTCGGCAGCAGTGGCGAGCCGGCGGTTACACGTAGCAGCGTAGTTGAGGGTAGAACTGAGTTGAGCGGCTCAGGGGCTGCCGAGGTGCTGAAGGCGGGCTTTGGTACCCTGGCGGAGGTTGGTAAGCGGCCTATGCCGCCACGACCTCTGCTGCCGGCACCACAGCTCAATAGTTTAGCCGGCAGGATAATGGCCATGCCCTACAACCTTCAGTGGCCCATCCTGGATGGGGCGAAGAGCTACCGTATTCGAGTTTCACCTGCAGAGCAGTCGGAAACGGTTGTGCTGGAGAGCGCTCAGCAGATGCCACAGCTGCAGCTTTCCAAGTTGCCTCTGGGAGCCTATGTGTTGAGTGTTAGTGGTGTGGACGAGGTCGGTCTGCAGGGGCTTCCAGGGAAGCATGACTTTACCGTCGCACCGCCACCTTCAACACCAGAGTTGGGGCAGTGGAGATCCCGTGGTTATTTGAGGAGCATCTGCTGGAAGGGAGTGGCAGATGTAAATGGCTACCTTTTTGAGGTCGGAACTGATGGGGAGTTTAACCATACTCTGTGGTACATAAAACTCCCACCTGAACACAATTGTGTAGATTTCCCGCCAGCCACCCCAGGCCGCTATTTTGGTCGCGTCAAGCTGCTGCTGGAGGGTGTTGAAACCTCTTTTTCCGACCCAAGGGAGCTCATAATGAGTCCGGATAATTTTCCATATCCTGCTGGACAATGA